In candidate division KSB1 bacterium, a single window of DNA contains:
- the rpsS gene encoding 30S ribosomal protein S19, with the protein MARSLKKGPYVDEKLLKKIRQMNETGQKKVIKTWSRRSTIVPEFVGHTLAVHNGNKFIPVYITENMVGHKLGEFAPTRTFRGHGGKAAKATRVKK; encoded by the coding sequence ATGGCGCGTTCCCTGAAGAAAGGACCGTACGTCGACGAGAAGCTGCTCAAGAAGATCCGCCAGATGAACGAGACGGGCCAGAAAAAGGTGATCAAGACCTGGTCCCGGCGGTCCACCATTGTGCCCGAGTTCGTGGGCCACACGCTGGCGGTGCACAACGGGAACAAATTCATTCCCGTGTACATCACCGAGAACATGGTCGGCCACAAGCTGGGGGAGTTTGCCCCCACGCGGACCTTCCGCGGCCACGGAGGAAAGGCGGCCAAGGCGACGCGGGTGAAGAAGTAG
- the rplV gene encoding 50S ribosomal protein L22 has translation MEARAVAKYVRVSPHKARIVAELVRGKVVDEALNILHFSTKRAAKPIEKAIRSAVANMTNYEDRTKVEPDEVYVKEIRVDQGYMLKRYRAGSMGRAMPRRRRTCHITVVVADIEKAAEGKEEKEA, from the coding sequence ATGGAAGCAAGGGCTGTGGCCAAGTACGTTCGGGTGTCGCCGCACAAGGCGCGTATTGTGGCAGAGCTGGTTCGCGGCAAGGTGGTGGACGAGGCGCTGAACATCCTCCACTTCTCCACCAAGCGCGCCGCGAAGCCCATCGAAAAGGCTATCCGCTCCGCCGTGGCCAACATGACCAACTACGAAGATCGGACCAAGGTGGAGCCGGATGAGGTGTACGTGAAAGAGATTCGTGTGGACCAAGGCTATATGCTCAAGCGCTATCGGGCCGGCTCGATGGGTCGGGCCATGCCGCGCCGGCGGCGCACCTGCCATATCACGGTGGTCGTAGCGGACATCGAGAAAGCGGCTGAGGGTAAAGAGGAAAAGGAAGCGTAA
- the rpsC gene encoding 30S ribosomal protein S3, whose translation MGQKTNPIGLRLGIIKTWESNWFDERHFADKLEEDLRLRNYIRKRLPRAGISRIEIERKTQRAIITIHTARPGIVIGRRGAEVDKLKEELQRVTKAKDVQVNVIEIKRPELDAYLVAETIAQQLEAKVSFRRAMKRAIVAAMRMGAEGIRIMVSGRLSGAEMARTEQYKEGRIPLHTLRADIDFARAIARTTYGTIGVKVWICKGEVIGTPPLPGIVES comes from the coding sequence TTGGGTCAGAAGACGAATCCCATCGGCCTTCGCCTGGGGATCATTAAGACCTGGGAATCCAACTGGTTCGACGAGAGGCACTTTGCCGACAAGCTGGAGGAAGACCTGAGGCTGCGGAACTACATCCGCAAGCGGCTTCCTCGGGCCGGCATCTCCCGAATCGAGATCGAGCGCAAGACCCAGCGGGCCATCATCACCATTCACACGGCGCGGCCCGGGATCGTCATCGGACGCCGCGGAGCCGAAGTGGACAAGCTCAAAGAGGAGCTACAGCGGGTCACCAAGGCCAAAGACGTGCAGGTGAACGTGATCGAGATTAAGCGGCCGGAGCTGGACGCCTACCTGGTGGCCGAAACCATCGCTCAGCAGCTGGAGGCGAAGGTTTCCTTCCGCCGGGCCATGAAGCGTGCCATTGTGGCGGCCATGCGGATGGGAGCCGAAGGGATCCGCATTATGGTCTCCGGCCGCCTGAGCGGCGCCGAGATGGCCCGAACGGAGCAGTACAAGGAAGGACGCATTCCGTTGCATACCCTCCGGGCGGACATCGACTTTGCGCGTGCCATTGCACGCACCACGTACGGGACCATTGGCGTAAAGGTGTGGATCTGCAAGGGAGAGGTGATCGGGACACCGCCTCTTCCTGGCATCGTGGAAAGTTAG
- the rplP gene encoding 50S ribosomal protein L16 — MLMPKRVKYRKQQRGRMKGSAKRGTTVVFGDYGLKALEPAWITARQIEAARVAITRHVRRGGRLWIRIFPDKPVTKKPLETRMGKGKGSPEYWVAVVKPGRILFELAGVPEDVAREAMRLASHKLPIKTRFVTREEI; from the coding sequence ATGTTAATGCCGAAACGGGTCAAGTACCGGAAGCAACAGCGGGGCCGGATGAAGGGCAGCGCGAAGCGCGGCACCACGGTGGTCTTCGGCGACTACGGCCTCAAGGCCCTGGAGCCGGCCTGGATCACGGCGCGCCAGATCGAGGCCGCACGCGTCGCCATCACTCGCCATGTGCGGCGCGGTGGCCGCCTGTGGATCCGGATCTTCCCCGACAAGCCGGTGACCAAAAAGCCCCTGGAAACCCGTATGGGAAAGGGGAAGGGGAGTCCCGAGTACTGGGTGGCGGTGGTGAAGCCGGGCCGTATCCTGTTCGAGTTAGCCGGAGTGCCGGAGGACGTGGCCCGGGAGGCCATGCGCCTTGCTTCCCACAAGCTTCCCATCAAGACGCGCTTTGTGACGCGGGAAGAGATCTGA
- the rpmC gene encoding 50S ribosomal protein L29 — protein MRIEEIRQLPVEELKLRLRDAEEEYANLRFQHAMRQLDNPMRLRLIRKDIARMKTVLREYELGIRTPPGAAAPASDRKPEQAKA, from the coding sequence ATGAGGATTGAGGAGATCAGACAACTTCCGGTGGAGGAGCTCAAACTGCGGCTGCGGGATGCGGAGGAGGAGTACGCGAACCTCCGCTTCCAGCACGCCATGCGCCAGCTGGATAATCCTATGCGCCTGCGCCTGATCCGGAAGGACATCGCGCGCATGAAGACCGTGTTGCGCGAGTATGAGCTGGGTATCCGTACCCCTCCGGGCGCTGCGGCGCCGGCAAGCGACCGAAAACCGGAACAAGCCAAGGCTTGA
- the rpsQ gene encoding 30S ribosomal protein S17, whose protein sequence is MAERGRRKVRIGKVISDKMDKSRVVAVERYIQHPLYKKYIRRTSKFMVHDENNESREGDIVRIMETRPLSKRKRWRIVEILERAK, encoded by the coding sequence ATGGCGGAGCGTGGTCGTAGGAAAGTCCGTATCGGGAAGGTCATCAGCGACAAGATGGACAAGAGCCGGGTGGTGGCGGTGGAGCGCTACATCCAGCACCCCCTGTACAAGAAGTACATTCGCCGCACCTCCAAGTTCATGGTCCACGACGAGAACAACGAGAGCCGTGAGGGCGACATCGTCCGCATCATGGAGACGCGCCCCTTGAGCAAACGGAAGCGCTGGCGAATCGTGGAGATCCTGGAACGCGCGAAGTGA